The Bos indicus x Bos taurus breed Angus x Brahman F1 hybrid chromosome 11, Bos_hybrid_MaternalHap_v2.0, whole genome shotgun sequence genome includes a region encoding these proteins:
- the CCDC85A gene encoding coiled-coil domain-containing protein 85A isoform X7: MSKAAGGASAAESCPPTSAGPSAAAAVEDLSKVSDEELLQWSKEELIRCLRRAEAEKVSAMLDHSNLIREVNRRLQLHLGEIRGLKDINQKLQEDNQELRDLCCFLDDDRQKGKRVSREWQRLGRYTAGVMHKEVALYLQKLKELEVKQEEVVKENMELKELCVLLDEEKGPGCAGSRCSIDSQASLCQLSATTAPYVRDVGDGSSTSSTGSTDSPDHKHHASGSSPEHLQKPRAEGSPEHSKHGSASPEHLQKARASGTPDHPKALKGPSPEHHKPLCKGSPEQQRHPHAGNSPETLPKHVLSGSPEHFQKHRPGGSPEHTRHSGGSPEHLQKHALGGSLEHLPRVRGTSPEHLKQHFGGSPDHKHVGGGGGGSGSSSREGTLRRQAQEDASAHHRNVYSGMNGCMEETWRCCRFVSWN; this comes from the exons ATGTCGAAAGCGGCTGGAGGCGCATCGGCGGCGGAAAGTTGTCCTCCAACCTCTGCCGGCCCGTCTGCGGCCGCTGCCGTGGAGGACCTGTCCAAAGTGTCGGACGAGGAGCTGCTGCAGTGGAGCAAGGAGGAGCTGATCCGTTGCCTGCGGCGCGCGGAGGCCGAGAAGGTGAGCGCGATGCTGGACCACAGCAACCTCATCCGGGAGGTCAACCGCCGCCTGCAGCTGCACCTCGGCGAGATACGCGGGCTCAAG GATATTAACCAGAAACTCCAGGAGGACAACCAGGAGCTGAGGGACCTCTGCTGTTTCCTGGATGATGACCGGCAGAAGGGCAAGAGGGTGTCCCGGGAGTGGCAGAGACTGGGCCGGTATACGGCGGGGGTGATGCACAAGGAAGTGGCCTTATACCTGCAGAAGCTGAAGGAGCTGGAGGTGAAGCaggaggaggtggtgaaggagaaCATGGAGCTCAAGGAGCTGTGTGTGCTGTTGGACGAGGAGAAGGGCCCGGGCTGCGCGGGCAGCCGTTGCTCCATCGACAGCCAGGCCAGCCTGTGCCAGCTCTCCGCCACCACAGCACCCTACGTGCGGGACGTGGGCGACGGCAGCAGTACTTCGAGCACCGGCAGCACCGACAGCCCCGACCATAAGCACCACGCGAGCGGCAGCAGCCCTGAGCACCTGCAGAAACCCAGGGCGGAGGGCAGCCCGGAACATTCCAAGCACGGGAGTGCCAGCCCCGAGCATCTGCAGAAAGCTAGGGCCTCCGGGACCCCAGATCACCCCAAAGCTCTCAAAGGCCCCAGCCCTGAGCACCACAAACCCTTGTGCAAGGGCAGTCCAGAACAGCAGAGGCACCCACACGCAGGGAACAGCCCGGAAACGCTGCCCAAGCACGTGCTGAGCGGGAGCCCCGAACACTTCCAGAAGCACAGGCCCGGCGGCAGCCCCGAGCACACCAGGCACAGCGGAGGGAGCCCCGAGCATCTGCAGAAACACGCCCTCGGTGGGAGCCTGGAGCACCTCCCCAGGGTCAGgggcaccagccccgagcacctcAAACAGCATTTCGGAGGGAGCCCTGATCACAAACACGTGGGtggaggcggcggcggcagcggcagcagcagcagggagggcaCCCTCCGAAGGCAGGCGCAAGAAGATGCGTCAGCCCATCACAGGAATGTCTACAGTGGCATGAACG